In a single window of the Necator americanus strain Aroian chromosome X, whole genome shotgun sequence genome:
- a CDS encoding hypothetical protein (NECATOR_CHRX.G25975.T2), which produces MALWPSRMHPRVLDDCFHDIDRMERRMMHDLERGIMPYWRDADHSILHVANQTQEVVNDDKKFAVSLDVSQFKPEELKVHIDGRDLTIEGRQEQKSEHGYIERSFVRKWALPEEVDLDAVHTQLNDVGQLSIEAPKTGQHTNRRNLPIMAAPKKK; this is translated from the exons ATGGCTCTCTGGCCTTCTCGTATGCACCCGCGAGTTCTGGATGACTGCTTCCATGATATAGATCGCATGGAAAGACGTATGATGCATGATCTGGAGCGTGGAATCATGCCATACTGGAGAGATGCGGACCATTCCATTCTTCACGTGGCTAATCAGACTCAAGAG GTGGTCAACGACGATAAGAAGTTCGCTGTTTCTTTGGATGTTTCACAGTTCAAACCCGAAGAACTAAAAGTGCATATCGATGGTCGTGACCTAACAATCGAGGGTAGGCAAGAACAGAAGAGTGAGCACGGGTACATCGAGAG ATCGTTCGTTCGCAAGTGGGCACTTCCTGAGGAGGTGGATCTTGATGCGGTCCACACTCAGTTAAATGACGTAGGACAGCTGTCCATTGAAGCGCCAAAGACAGGGCAACACACAAACAGAAGAAATCTTCCGATAATGGCTGCCCCCAAAAAGAAGTAA
- a CDS encoding hypothetical protein (NECATOR_CHRX.G25974.T1), producing MTEDPEYVFIKIVFLGNSRLRVGREHAWLISPKRTNVMAIRDLVLQAFPPLRLCQDRTTVLLERRYTSFGRIVLEPAAQVSIIVLPP from the exons ATGACAG aagatCCAGAATACGTGTTCATAAAAATCGTCTTTCTCGGGAACTCACGTTTGCGCGTTGGTAGGGAACATGCTTGGCTCATCTCTCCCAAGAGAACTAATGTAATGGCTATTCGAGACCTTGTCCTGCAA GCTTTCCCTCCGCTGCGGCTTTGTCAGGATAGGACCACGGTGCTTCTTGAAAGAAG ATACACCAGCTTCGGTCGCATCGTTCTCGAGCCAGCAGCTCAGGTGTCGATCATAGTTCTCCCTCCATAG
- a CDS encoding hypothetical protein (NECATOR_CHRX.G25973.T1): MTRQLPTLTYECWSQNRCSTPIAFVNAEHPCDVPASHIRTLEYGRKVGEAIIPREYRFVPEPFYQPVFIPQRSTTPLPLNDPESEDDMAALFIQQKGGHFETKQRIIPRIPELGPIPIIYSVVQSNENKTLVDNASLPTKDTCNMSFWELLVREMNEASPQLHPCLDPSNYTDYGEAKPKIRKSTKKRIGLKRGLNYGQKRCKTATVEVNSEEQETVSNVFHDRNVDEQFRMMYTHNSEHQITNTTEYSSQTSMHLNSMMFKSPLLQPPASYYWPGHPQMYQYQSQMQQCTSSVSQSSPLLPPPPPLLSNCTPQSFQSYYNNLMTEYTRLNVRFFGKARRWMKVSEKSVWVPKIMSTQRLCEFIFSVHFRKLGAVRSEMELVLDLRCVRHGAMVVFGNESEISIISRKDATPLNISLLSCVSVANKTESMLRRLKPGVYHYFSVWKQRITGTFTVFVTA; the protein is encoded by the exons ATGACACGACAGCTTCCAACA CTCACATATGAGTGTTGGTCCCAAAACAGATGCAGTACGCCTATAGCTTTCGTAAATGCCGAACATCCTTGTGATGTCCCAGCAAGCCATATTAG GACACTGGAATACGGCAGAAAAGTGGGAGAAGCCATAATCCCCAGGGAATATAGATTTGTTCCGGAACCATTTTATCAACCAGTTTTCATCCCACAAAGATCGACCACCCCACTG CCTCTCAACGATCCTGAATCCGAAGACGATATGGCTGCCTTGTTTATTCAACAGAAAGGTGGTCATTTTGAGACGAAACAGAGAAT aatacCTCGTATTCCTGAACTAGGTCCAATTCCTATCATATATTCAGTTGTACAA AGTAACGAGAACAAAACTCTTGTTGACAACGCGTCTCTACCAACAAAGGACACTTGTAACATGAG TTTCTGGGAACTTTTGGTTCGAGAAATGAACGAAGCATCGCCGCAACTTCACCCTTGTCTGGATCCTTCTAATTACACGGATTATGGCGAagcaaaaccaaaaattcGGAAATCTACTAAGAAACGAATTGGCTtgaag CGTGGATTAAATTATGGGCAGAAAAGATGCAAAACAGCTACGGTCGAAGTGAACAGTGAAGAGCAGGAAACGGTGTCGAATGTGTTTCATGACAGGAACGTTGATGAACAGTTCCGAATGATGTATACACACAACTCCGAGCACCAGATCACCAATACCACGGAGTACAGTTCTCAAACGAGCATGCATCTCAATTCCATGATGTTCAAGTCGCCGCTCCTTCAGCCACCTGCATCATATTACtg GCCTGGTCATCCTCAAATGTACCAATATCAATCACAGATGCAGCAGTGCACATCATCAGTATCACAATCATCTCCGCtccttcctcctcctccaccatTGCTCTCCAATTGTACTCCTCAATCTTTCCAATCGTACTATAATAACCTTATGACAG AATACACACGTTTAAACGTGAGATTTTTCGGGAAAGCTCGTCGTTGGATGAAAGTTAGTGAAAAATCCGTCTGGGTTCCAAAGATAATGTCAACCCAACGACTGTGCGAGTTCATATTCAGTGTG CACTTCCGAAAACTTGGAGCTGTCAGATCTGAGATGGAGCTTGTTCTTGACTTGAG ATGCGTTCGTCATGGTGCGATGGTTGTTTTCGGTAACGAAAGTGAGATTTCAATTATTAGCAGAAAGGATGCGACACCTTTAAAT ATTTCTTTGCTATCCTGTGTTTCTGTTGCTAACAAGACGGAATCAATGCTAAGACGATTAAAACCAGGAGTATACCATTACTTTTCAGTTTGGAAGCAACGCATAACAG GTACCTTCACCGTCTTTGTGACGGCTTGA
- a CDS encoding hypothetical protein (NECATOR_CHRX.G25973.T2) — MIKTNSNGEFLLNPENVNVVHPLDIQSTINTLLVRMLRSMLTYECWSQNRCSTPIAFVNAEHPCDVPASHIRTLEYGRKVGEAIIPREYRFVPEPFYQPVFIPQRSTTPLPLNDPESEDDMAALFIQQKGGHFETKQRIIPRIPELGPIPIIYSVVQSNENKTLVDNASLPTKDTCNMSFWELLVREMNEASPQLHPCLDPSNYTDYGEAKPKIRKSTKKRIGLKRGLNYGQKRCKTATVEVNSEEQETVSNVFHDRNVDEQFRMMYTHNSEHQITNTTEYSSQTSMHLNSMMFKSPLLQPPASYYCVPGFVMPTEYTRLNVRFFGKARRWMKVSEKSVWVPKIMSTQRLCEFIFSVHFRKLGAVRSEMELVLDLRCVRHGAMVVFGNEKYSCLHPEGMNENEVHSQSALLLLEDSAGTILSHHSGSGSSPAPFRLEATHNRYLHRLCDGLITIHTVATGLLDAT, encoded by the exons ATGATAAAAACGAATTCCAACGG TGAGTTTTTGCTTAACCCCGAGAACGTCAACGTGGTGCATCCTCTGGATATACAATCAACAATCAATACACTTCTCGTTCGGATGCTCAGGTCAATG CTCACATATGAGTGTTGGTCCCAAAACAGATGCAGTACGCCTATAGCTTTCGTAAATGCCGAACATCCTTGTGATGTCCCAGCAAGCCATATTAG GACACTGGAATACGGCAGAAAAGTGGGAGAAGCCATAATCCCCAGGGAATATAGATTTGTTCCGGAACCATTTTATCAACCAGTTTTCATCCCACAAAGATCGACCACCCCACTG CCTCTCAACGATCCTGAATCCGAAGACGATATGGCTGCCTTGTTTATTCAACAGAAAGGTGGTCATTTTGAGACGAAACAGAGAAT aatacCTCGTATTCCTGAACTAGGTCCAATTCCTATCATATATTCAGTTGTACAA AGTAACGAGAACAAAACTCTTGTTGACAACGCGTCTCTACCAACAAAGGACACTTGTAACATGAG TTTCTGGGAACTTTTGGTTCGAGAAATGAACGAAGCATCGCCGCAACTTCACCCTTGTCTGGATCCTTCTAATTACACGGATTATGGCGAagcaaaaccaaaaattcGGAAATCTACTAAGAAACGAATTGGCTtgaag CGTGGATTAAATTATGGGCAGAAAAGATGCAAAACAGCTACGGTCGAAGTGAACAGTGAAGAGCAGGAAACGGTGTCGAATGTGTTTCATGACAGGAACGTTGATGAACAGTTCCGAATGATGTATACACACAACTCCGAGCACCAGATCACCAATACCACGGAGTACAGTTCTCAAACGAGCATGCATCTCAATTCCATGATGTTCAAGTCGCCGCTCCTTCAGCCACCTGCATCATATTACtg CGTTCCTGGATTTGTCATGCCTACAGAATACACACGTTTAAACGTGAGATTTTTCGGGAAAGCTCGTCGTTGGATGAAAGTTAGTGAAAAATCCGTCTGGGTTCCAAAGATAATGTCAACCCAACGACTGTGCGAGTTCATATTCAGTGTG CACTTCCGAAAACTTGGAGCTGTCAGATCTGAGATGGAGCTTGTTCTTGACTTGAG ATGCGTTCGTCATGGTGCGATGGTTGTTTTCGGTAACGAAA AATACTCTTGCCTTCATCCagaaggaatgaatgaaaacgaaGTTCACAGCCAG agtGCATTACTTTTGTTGGAGGATTCTGCTGGCACAATTTTATCACATCATTCCGGCTCTGGTTCAAGCCCAGCTCCATTTCG TTTGGAAGCAACGCATAACAG GTACCTTCACCGTCTTTGTGACGGCTTGATTACGATCCACACGGTCGCAACAGGTCTTCTTGACGCCACATGA